The Alosa alosa isolate M-15738 ecotype Scorff River chromosome 3, AALO_Geno_1.1, whole genome shotgun sequence nucleotide sequence AGTATTGTTGTCTTAATTCAACCAGTGAGTTAGTTTTGAACAGACCATCCCATGTGAGACTACCCAACAtagttgtaggcctaacctacATAGGGATATCTGAGTTACCCAAGTATGTTTATTTAGCCTAGGCATAGCCTAACTTTGACAGGTACATGAAGGCCTAGGCTACAACCAAGGTAGAAATTTTACAGCGGCCacgtcgttgccccttgcgttggccgtgatgcccctttgaaaatcagaggtttacaggccactgtggtCTTGGTGCCCCCATCTTTCAATATTTTGGTTTGTGTCCGACTAATAGCGTATTTTATTAgactatggcctgtcaaaataatcttagcattcacagcgcaaattaatttagtcttttatgcagtggagaaagtgacagagcacggcaagaaagaaagtgcgtccaaattcacccattcttctcagtttaaCTAGGCTACTGGTAAtttcacatgaaagagctttttctcagcttttaaactatgttagccgataatttctgcggtgaacggttcgcgtggcctactggttagcgctaggacttgtaaccggagggttgccggttcgaaccccgaccagtaggccacggctgaagtgcccttgagcaaggcacctaacccctcactgctccccgagcgccgctgttggtgcaggcagctcactgcgccaggattagtgtgtgcttcacctcactgtgtgttcactgtgtgcagtgtttcactaattcagggattgggataaatgcagaccaaatttccctcacgggatcaaaagagtatatatacttatactatccttaaataggcctatgattaaattgaatcataAATTCTAGGTTCTGCGCCtactccctacccattcatctcagtggaatacttcacgaacccttctttcaacacatgacaaaccatatatcaaaataaacagacCTTACCGATAACAAAGCCGTAAAGTCCCACgtagttagccgttccagagtaatccggttttgaatttgcagcaaatttcacATGCctcaaatttgggctttaagtttcacaatgtgttcaaatttttctacatgatttcataacagaccagatacaaaataaatgtttcaaatATCGCCTATATatcggtaaatattaaaatcagaggatatacagctgactaagagtttgtgaaacttaatgatcacaaaatgctaagcatgcatctaggccaGGGGttggcaaactgcggcccgccaagcactttcatccgacccactgagcatttcatttggttatcaggctgctttcgctattttttttttccctttgcgaTATAGAGCggcgttggttagctttactgcaaactgcttttcactctccttagagaacgtttacaatgtcaatgtcaaaacatcatgttaaactaagttaactcttagttatctcctttgcagcagatctaacgtgaacatgcgatccatttaatagggaacgcgtctgcactcacgagagggagagagccgcaggttccagctggcttgtcattgttgatcattgatatctccttcttataagaaacttttaaaaggaaatcatgaacgcagcagtagttcccactactgaccatttacaaAGTGTTGtacggcccgccggccaattttcaaaacccagtgtggcccttgagccaaaacgtttgcccacccctgatctaggctatttgagtttcttaaagctgagctgtgcttaaattgttcaatacatgatttcataacaggccaaatataaaataataataaatatagcctagatatctgtaaatattagatgatcagatgatttacagttctatataatatgtcatgtttcatgtttttgtaatgtttcatacagtgatgcaggtctactgctgtgaattgGCTAAATacaaatttgatttgatttttatagcctactactgtatagttaactttggccttggtgctctgacatgtggcctttgtgccccccaccaaacaTGGCTAACTGatggccaagtggccttgcccctaaaatggtgaaattccaagcctgcctACAACCATAGCCATTGATATAGCCTAGGCATTGAAATAATGTTATAATTCTACATTGATTCTGTAATTGATTAAGTGATTATATGATAATATGTTGggagagaaaaaacaagatgattttcttattaaatatttattgtATGAATGCAATTCAAACttttaaccatgtgactcatCTATGGCTAATAGCCTATTATAGTCATGGAATTATGCAATCGTTAATTTATGAAACTATTTAATGATAGCTGTACAAGAATAGTCTCTGTTAAGAAGATAcattagcctaacctaggcctacttatgaaACAGTAGGTTTGTTAGGATGTTGGGTAGAAAGCTGACAATCAACAAAAACAAGACTTCATaaaaaggcaaacaaaacaAGTTAAACATTTTCTCTCTAAGCACTTTTCTTTCCAATAAAACTAGCTCAAAGTGCTTACAAAGCCTATTAAACGAGCATTTTTGATATGTCATACATTTATATAGTTTAAGAACAGACAAAACAATGAGCCCTCACTTTATTCTACATCCTAGCTTTCAAATATAATGAGATAGTGAAGTACATATTATCCCATGTTTGTATTATGTTCTGTAACTTTTGCTTTCATTTAAGCcaagtaggctatttgtggtaaagtagcctatatttcatACACTGGCATTCACAAGGCTCTGATTTATCTGATAGTGTGTTTTTGAAGTAAGGCAGTCTGCTGTatctttttacatttttgtttgaatTGGTTCTTCCTCATCATCATGTTGGACAGAGTCTTTTCCATTCATTTCTAATTTCTCATTTTTCTCTGAAGACAGTCCCTCCTTTTCTTTAAATTCAGCCTCGATTGCTACTGGATCAATGTAGGTGTAGAAATTGGCCATGATGGAGAAGATTACACAGACGGCAACCAGGAGTGACGCGAAGAGTAAGTACTCAGCCCACTGTcagaaaaacacaaaatgaaGGTTAGAGAGAAATTGATCAATCTCCATAGATGTGATGAGGATAAAGTTAGCAGTCACCAATTAATAAACTGTGGTTGACCATGAGTCCTGTACCTGTTTGTCTAACTTTGCCAGCTGAGCCACGATTAGAACAATAAAGTTGCCCACAGCTGTAGTAAGCAGCCAACCTGCCTGAAGAACTGCCTTCATGTTGCTTGGTGCCTGAGAGAAAGTGCACAATTTTATGAAGTACATACATTGTCACTGTTATTGTTTCCCGTCTGAAAGCCCTGCATTGATTCAACGGAGGACCATTTGCACAAGGATATTAGACTAGATTCAACACAAATCCACAGATCTCGGTAGATTTATGTTTTTGCAATCAGCGGTGCAAGCCTGAAATAGGCTATAGTCTATACAGGGATATTGTTGGCACCTACCTGTGAATAAGAGAACTCTAAACCCGTCACAGAGAAGACTACCTCTCCTGCAGTGATGAGGAAGTATTGTGGAATCTGGAGAGCCATGTGAACACTGTTGGGTTGAATCTCCTCAACCTCCACAATGTTGCCACACTGGATAGAACAGACAAGCGATCTGTTAGTCTGAACACAAAAATGACAGATGTAGGCAATTGTTTTTAGTCTTAGTATAGACAAGATCTTACATTTTCCCATGTGAATGTGCTGGGAATGATGACAGAATAAGCACCTCCAAATCCAAGCTTTTTGGTGAACTCACACTGCTGTCCAATATTAGGCCCACTGATTGTGAATACGCGCCTTGATATAAAAAGAGTAAAAATTATTCAAGGaataataatttcactctgTGAGAGAGGTCTAATTCAGGAGATCTGATTTAGCAGTAAGGCCGAACTCACGTTCCATGTGCCATCAGGAAGTAGTTTGAAGCTATCATTGTGCTTATTGCTCCATAGTCTGCCCCGCTAGCAGACACATTCACTGCTGTGTTCAAACCATTGATAAATCTGGGCAAAACAGAAGCACAATGGTAAAGGGCCTGGAAAATTTGAATTGGTTTATTTTCAAAAGACTAACATTACTGCATATCTGACCTTAATGCATTGTTTCCTTGCTCGGGTTTGGCAGTCAAATCATAAACCTGCAGCAGAGATCAAAGTGGTATCAAATATATCACTTCTTAGTGGTAATAATGATTAATAGTTAATGGTGCATATTTGTAATGGTGCAATATATTAACCACTCACCAACATCATATTGTTTCCAGGACCGATAACTAAAGTCTGTCTCATTCCCTTTGTTACATTGTATGGAACTGGTCCAGGTGTAGTAGTGTTCAGTGAGACAGATATAGTGTCACTGTCAAATGTTATATACTGCTCATTTGCCTAAAATATGATTTAGGGAGTTGGATTTAGTGGGATTACACCAATATGTTGAGAATAACTTTTCAAATGTATCATCACATTTAGATTTTGCATGTCAGACAATATATTCTCGAGCACTCATGTGAAACCAACTCCTTCTTTATACTCTACCTGGTTCGGTCCAATTGGAAATGGCTCGTTAGGTGGAATAGTTACCATCAGACCATTACTTTGCATGTTTAGCACCCGAACTTGGGTCTGAGAGCTTGAGGGGAGGACAGGCAAGGTTTTCTGTTGAAATAAAGCAACATTATAAGTTCATATAGTACATTTAGAACTAGTGTATTTCAATGACAGAGGTTTGGGCATGTTTAGCATACTTTGTGTGAGTGCACTTACATCAATCTCAAGCTGAACCATAGAAGCAGAAACAAAGGCCATTGCTGCAAAAAACATGCCCACTGTCATTCTTCTCAGGGGCCTGTGGGACAAATACATGGTCATTACTTTTTTTGTCAAGACAACACAAAGAAATGTCAGCTGTATCAatcctgattttttttattacttttacaCACAGTAGCTGTTTAAAAGAACACTCACGAGAAGTTCAGTCCACATTTCTCAATAAGTGGGTATACAATCCGGTCAGTTATTGGAACCAAAGTGAGAATCAAGATGGGGTTTAAAGTCTGTGAAATAAAATGCAACTTGTATGAAAATCTTAGCAGTAGATGATGTGAATATTAAACAACACTGAATAAGGGACATCAAGCAGAATCCTTTTTCTTTTGTTCAGTATTTGGTTAAAGTGATGGCACATACCTGCATTTGATCAGGCTGCAAAATCAAAAATCCCTGTATAGAGACAAAAGAGTGGTGAGGAGTGGTGAGACAAAAGTGATGGTGAAATGTTTAAGGAAACAATGTCGCTTGGGATGTTGAAAATGGTAACTTACAAAGTCCCCATTCATGGTGGTGGCTTGCAGAGTCCAGCGAGAACCCTGTAGATATTAATGTTTCTGTTTTAGTGGCATTCTCACATGCACTGCATACAATCACTTTAGATGTAACTCACCAGAAACCTACAAAACCATTTTTCATGTCCTCTTTGGGTCATTACATTTCTGGTGAGGGGCACTGAGTTTCTGCATGAGAAAGTTTCTGGTGTACACCAGatttgttttcttcttcttgcaTATGTCCCTTTAGGGGCTTCGTATCATTATACAGTTCTTTACTAAATATTTAGTTTGAGAAAGGTATGAAATGATCCAAGTTACCTTTTGGTCAAACAGGGTCCAGAACATGGGGAGCGGCAAATAGAGGAACAGGACCTTCAGCACCATCTTTATCTGCACAATCAGAAGTTTCTGCAgggccagggagagagaggcgtcGTGTTCAGTGCACTGGTCCCATTGTAATATCTGATTTGAGATGTGTGCGCTGAGAAAATCATACATACATCATATTTTTCATTGGCCCAGTCTAGCCAGTGTTCTCTTTTTTGATACTGTTTGCTTCGGTGCCTGTAACGGTTCTTGATGGCAAACTGTAGCAACAGGTAGAAGAAAGTTATTCTGTTAAGTGTTGAAGAGATACTGCAAGCCTCACTGTTAACATATATTTCAATACTACTGAGCATaatcataaacacatacagtcaACTTAATAAAATACACTTATACTTACACCAATGCATTTACACACATCCAGCATGATGTTTCCTTTTGGAGCGGTTTTGACATACATACCACTTCCCATTATGAAAACAACTGACAACAGAAATCAACGCCATTAGAGTTTATTCACAAAAATGTATAATACAAGTGATGGGGTGGTACTGAATTGAATCTATGCTCTTCAGTAGGACTGAGAGAATATAACCCACCTAATGCGACCACCATGAGAGCAGCAGGGACACCAAAGGCAAGGGGGTAGCACTTCTGTTGACTGTGAATGCCGCACTCTTGAcctgtgtgggtggggggacaCATTGAGTCAGGCAGTCCCTCACCCCTCGCAATGTTAAAGAAGTACACAATTATGTtagcagacacagagagacagacagagagagagagagacggaactGATTCTACTAAACAATGCACAGTACAATTTTTGATTAAGACAATACTACATGTGTCGTATCGGGAGATGCTCCAGCTATGAGAGAGGATATAGTGAAGTGAAGGACTCAGTTTGACATTTGGCTCCCCACTTGCCTCTAAGAATTGGGGTGACGATGGTGGAGAGAAGGCTTCCAGCATTGATGCACAAGTAGAACACGGAAAAGAAAGTTCCTCGTTGCCTTGTCTGATGAGTGAAATGAAGGAAACATTAAATGACAAATGTCTTGCAACTCATTTCCGGCTCTATGTAAAAATGTGTCCACTGTGAGAGACAGGTGCCGGCTCCTGACCTGGTGGTCCTCAAACTGGTCTCCTCCAAAGGCAGATACACATGGTTTGATCCCACCTGTTCCCAGAGCAATGAGCACCAGGCCAATCATGGAGAGGACCCTGTGACAGAGAGCACATCACAGCTATGAGGCTGAGGGGAGGCTGGGTAAAATGACTCTTCTCCTAGGCTGCCAGTGAGCCAATGGATGTTATATAAGTAGCAGAAGTGTGAAATATTAGAAAAGCACTTTTCCTACACAACATTCTTCAAATATTTATTAAGAAGGTATTCAAAAGGTGAGGTACCAAATGCTACTCACACATGAAGAGACATGTTGTTTGGTGTGCCATCTTTATCTGTGTCAGTGATGTCATGAATGGCACTTACAGCCATCACAACCTGCCCAATTGCATAGACTATTGACAGGTATATGATTGTCCTGTGGGGAGACAAGAATTTGAGATGCTGAAGAGGCAAGAGTGAAGGATTTTTTGAGAGGAAAGAGGTGTTAAAGACCAAGACTCACTTGAACTTTCCAAGCCACGAGTCAGCCACAATGGCCCCAAGGATTGGTGTCAGGTAGCAACAGGCCACAAAGACATGGTAGATGGAGGTGGCCAGATCATCATCCCAAAGCAAGAAGTACTTGAAGTACAACACGAGCACAGCTGGAGATATGTGAGGGAGAGATATTGGGGTCAACTACTAAACAATACTGTTGTTCCACGCTGCAACAACAAAGGCATATGCAGCACATGCCATGGCTTACCTCGCATTCCATAGTAGGAGAATCTCTCACAGAACTCGTTGACCACAATGAAGAATATGCTGAGTGGATAGCCACAGCACTCCACCTTCTGGTGGAAGAAAATAATTGTTAGAGAACAAAAAGGTGTGACTTGAGCAAAATATGTCTCTGCGCGCACTACGCAATCGACTTCTTCTGCACACAGATGTCACTCACTGGATTGTGTTTTTCATAACATAACCAGAAGCATCCTACCCTATGCCTCATTGCAATGAGATGCGTAAAGTCAAGCATACGTCCATGTAATCTGGCATTTGCATTAAAAATGAAGTGAAAAACTTTCTCAACAGTTCtgctgaaatgtggtcaacTGTTTCTATTGTGATGTGTAAGGCGGTAGTTGCATTATGCTTGAAGAAGATTATCACAAAGTGCTGGATGGTGCAGAGAGTGAAACAAGTTGTACAAGGTTGCAACTGTCACTACGAAACCCCAGACTAGCTTGGGAAGCAATGGAGGCTTTTTGGAGGCTTTATGACATGGACTTCCAGCACTCAAGCCTAAGGTCACCACATCACTGGTTGAGTACTGTAAGGCAAACTGCCATCAGATCATACAACAGTAGGAACATATTTCATGGTTCACTCTCTTGAATTCTAACAGGTGAATCCAAGGTGTGCTATCTGCCTAAATACACAGGTAAAAATCAGGTGGCAAATCAGAGGTAAGAGTCATCTGTGGGCTGTTTTCCATAATTTAAGTGAGGCCGTATACTGTCATATTCTGTCTAATTCATTGATTTTCTTTCCATATTTTCTTATAATTTTTTTTACTATCATATGACCTGCCTATATATCACATATCAACACTGCCTTTTTATTCTTAGTGTTACGTTAGACTGATTTTATTGTCTTTTTGTCTTCTCTGTGTTATGATACACTGATTTTTTCCCTCCATACTACTAGTCAAAACTTTGGCATCCCCCAAGTTAAGAAAAGTGATATTTCCATACATCAAATATCGATGCAGCAATTTTAATCTGTAACACAATAAAGTACTACACCACATACATTAGGGCTGAAAGATTAATCGATTTCTAATTTAAATCGTAATTTGAACTAATGCTATTAACAAATCGCGAAGGCCACAAATAATTGTACTGCTGACAACTCGGATACGTTGGGAGTATTTTGCTTCTTCCTGAGGCAACATAATGAACATGTGCCAACATTTTAAAAAGCCCCAATAAGCAACAGTATAATGAATGCACAGCAAAAATAAGCAAGTAGAAATAGGGCTGGTCTTGCCCAAGAAGTAATTCAGAGTCATTTTAAATGTATAGTGAATACTGAAGAGATCCTTGAAAATTATGTTAGAAATCAAATTGCAGTTGCAATAATTGTTTGAAATATtgcaattagatattttccccaaatcgcTTGACCCTAACATACAGTAAAGAGTATATACATacgcataaacatacacctatcGGCAGGATATCTTCAGATGCATGATGCATTCTGAGAAATATAGATTAAATGAATTATAAATTCCAGTCTGCTACCATGTCAGACTCATTTTAATAAGTACATAATGATGCTGCAAGTTaaacaaatacttttttttctATATTCAATGGGATATCACCCAACAATGTGTCCATATAGGCTAACTTTGTATTTGGATAATACTGAGCATGAGAATACCTTACTCTGGAAGTATTCTTAATATGTCAAATGTGTGCTCACACTAATGGAATTGATAAAGGGCTTACTGAAGATTAAAATAAGAAACCAAAAATCATACAAGAAAAGTACAATATCTAAGGGCTATGGCAGACAGAACTTA carries:
- the slc15a1a gene encoding solute carrier family 15 member 1, encoding MTEKGEKDNDQKAKTKKVECCGYPLSIFFIVVNEFCERFSYYGMRAVLVLYFKYFLLWDDDLATSIYHVFVACCYLTPILGAIVADSWLGKFKTIIYLSIVYAIGQVVMAVSAIHDITDTDKDGTPNNMSLHVVLSMIGLVLIALGTGGIKPCVSAFGGDQFEDHQTRQRGTFFSVFYLCINAGSLLSTIVTPILRGQECGIHSQQKCYPLAFGVPAALMVVALVVFIMGSGMYVKTAPKGNIMLDVCKCIGFAIKNRYRHRSKQYQKREHWLDWANEKYDKLLIVQIKMVLKVLFLYLPLPMFWTLFDQKGSRWTLQATTMNGDFGFLILQPDQMQTLNPILILTLVPITDRIVYPLIEKCGLNFSPLRRMTVGMFFAAMAFVSASMVQLEIDKTLPVLPSSSQTQVRVLNMQSNGLMVTIPPNEPFPIGPNQANEQYITFDSDTISVSLNTTTPGPVPYNVTKGMRQTLVIGPGNNMMLVYDLTAKPEQGNNALRFINGLNTAVNVSASGADYGAISTMIASNYFLMAHGTRVFTISGPNIGQQCEFTKKLGFGGAYSVIIPSTFTWENCGNIVEVEEIQPNSVHMALQIPQYFLITAGEVVFSVTGLEFSYSQAPSNMKAVLQAGWLLTTAVGNFIVLIVAQLAKLDKQWAEYLLFASLLVAVCVIFSIMANFYTYIDPVAIEAEFKEKEGLSSEKNEKLEMNGKDSVQHDDEEEPIQTKM